One Campylobacter concisus DNA window includes the following coding sequences:
- the fliM gene encoding flagellar motor switch protein FliM: MADILSQEEIDALLEVVDEDGDTSNIEIEESPQGEQKQIIIYDFKRPNRVSKEQLRAIKGIHDKLARNLASQISSVMRSIVELRLHSVDQMTYGEFLMSLPSPTSFNVFSIKPLDGNCILEINPSIAFPMIDRLLGGTGENFEANRELTDIEVNLLDAVLRMIMQRLKESWSMITDMYPNVEAKESSPNVVQIVSQNEIVIMVVMEIIVGGSSGMINLCYPVIYLEPILSRLANRDIMLGETSAKKSRNKELKTLIGRAEVLYEAILGKSIVSVNEFLNLKEGDILRLDRGADDKAIVCIDKKEVFLAEVGLHRFRKSIKIEQLIRSDKDEIKHILEKYEEERKAKLMAYDEANEHNNEEESEDNDE, translated from the coding sequence ATGGCTGATATTTTAAGTCAAGAAGAGATAGATGCACTACTTGAAGTCGTCGATGAAGACGGCGATACGAGCAATATCGAGATAGAAGAGAGCCCGCAAGGCGAGCAAAAGCAGATCATTATCTATGACTTCAAGCGTCCAAACCGCGTCAGTAAAGAGCAGCTCCGTGCGATAAAAGGTATCCACGACAAGCTTGCTAGAAATTTAGCTAGTCAAATTTCAAGCGTTATGAGAAGTATCGTTGAGCTTAGGCTTCACAGCGTCGATCAGATGACATACGGCGAGTTTTTGATGAGTTTGCCAAGCCCAACGAGCTTTAACGTCTTTTCGATAAAGCCACTCGATGGAAACTGCATCTTAGAGATAAATCCAAGCATAGCATTTCCTATGATAGATCGCTTACTTGGTGGAACTGGCGAAAATTTCGAGGCAAACAGAGAGCTAACTGACATCGAGGTAAATTTACTCGATGCGGTGCTTAGGATGATCATGCAGCGCCTAAAAGAGAGCTGGTCGATGATAACTGATATGTATCCAAACGTCGAGGCTAAAGAGAGCAGTCCAAACGTCGTGCAGATCGTATCTCAAAACGAGATCGTTATCATGGTCGTCATGGAGATCATCGTTGGTGGCTCAAGCGGCATGATAAATTTATGCTATCCAGTCATCTACCTAGAGCCGATCCTTTCGCGCCTTGCAAATAGGGACATCATGCTTGGCGAAACTAGCGCTAAAAAGAGTAGAAACAAAGAGCTAAAAACTCTAATAGGCCGCGCTGAGGTGCTTTATGAGGCGATCCTTGGTAAATCAATCGTTAGCGTAAATGAGTTTTTAAATTTAAAAGAGGGCGATATCTTAAGGCTTGATAGAGGCGCTGATGATAAGGCGATCGTTTGCATCGATAAAAAAGAGGTATTTTTAGCAGAAGTTGGGCTTCATAGATTTAGAAAGTCTATCAAGATCGAGCAGTTAATCCGCTCTGATAAAGACGAGATCAAACACATCCTAGAAAAATACGAAGAAGAGCGAAAAGCAAAACTAATGGCATACGACGAGGCCAACGAACACAACAACGAAGAAGAGAGCGAAGATAATGACGAATGA
- the fliY gene encoding flagellar motor switch protein FliY produces MTNEFFNIFSNELKATIEGLTGRAPEIGERNEFDAPAQNGIKPPVVMASVTLSGDINAKAEIACTPVLISAVSEWMMGEEEISKNENLGSDELDAAKEIFSNLFSAFSTSLGAQKGMPKISFEVINVNFLDENSSLDFSVFEKLFLFNIKIEDLNEHVAFVCDHTLMRFFEPAKSEPADGAKAQAAPHALKGEFSAEEMRNIGLIMDVRLPMRVRIGSKRMLLKDVLTMDIGSVIELNQLANDPLEILIGDKVIALGEVVIIDGNFGIQITQIGSKRERLQQLK; encoded by the coding sequence ATGACGAATGAATTTTTTAACATCTTTTCAAATGAACTAAAAGCGACCATCGAAGGGCTGACGGGCAGAGCGCCAGAGATCGGCGAGAGAAATGAATTTGACGCGCCAGCGCAAAATGGCATAAAACCGCCAGTTGTCATGGCTAGTGTGACATTAAGTGGTGACATCAATGCAAAAGCAGAGATCGCCTGCACGCCGGTGCTTATAAGTGCGGTTAGCGAGTGGATGATGGGCGAGGAGGAAATTTCAAAAAATGAAAACCTCGGTAGCGACGAGCTTGACGCCGCAAAAGAGATATTTTCAAACCTCTTTAGCGCCTTTAGCACCTCTCTTGGAGCGCAAAAGGGCATGCCAAAGATCAGCTTTGAGGTGATAAATGTAAATTTCTTAGATGAAAACTCATCGCTTGATTTTAGCGTTTTTGAAAAGCTTTTTTTGTTTAACATAAAGATCGAGGATCTAAATGAGCACGTGGCTTTTGTCTGCGATCACACGCTTATGAGATTTTTTGAGCCTGCTAAGAGCGAGCCAGCAGATGGCGCAAAGGCTCAAGCTGCTCCTCATGCACTAAAGGGCGAATTTAGCGCAGAAGAGATGAGAAATATCGGCCTTATCATGGACGTAAGGCTACCAATGCGCGTTCGTATCGGCTCAAAAAGGATGCTCTTAAAAGATGTGCTAACCATGGATATAGGCTCAGTCATCGAGCTAAATCAACTCGCAAACGACCCGCTTGAAATTTTGATAGGAGATAAGGTGATAGCCCTTGGCGAAGTTGTCATAATAGACGGAAACTTTGGCATTCAGATCACTCAGATAGGCTCAAAACGTGAGAGGCTTCAGCAGTTAAAATAA
- a CDS encoding TIGR00730 family Rossman fold protein, with the protein MNELVNDLLKFPSVLKYKNKNVTFFGSARFDEENFYCKKAYELAYKLNELGFAILTGGGDGIMRAANKGAFDSAKSPSVALNVRLPFEQNTNPYVTAKYLFSNLSPRKFALTDSSIAFVVFPGGFGTLDELFEILVLAHVGSKKVKIFLYGCEFWQGLDEFIRKTLIPQKTINEEDLSLYKITDDLELIVSEILAI; encoded by the coding sequence ATGAATGAATTAGTAAATGATCTCTTAAAATTTCCAAGCGTTTTAAAGTATAAAAACAAAAATGTAACCTTCTTTGGCTCGGCTAGATTTGATGAAGAAAATTTCTACTGCAAAAAGGCATACGAGCTAGCTTACAAGCTAAATGAGCTAGGTTTTGCTATCTTAACTGGCGGTGGGGACGGCATAATGAGAGCGGCAAATAAGGGTGCATTTGATAGCGCAAAGTCCCCTAGCGTCGCACTAAACGTGAGGCTTCCGTTTGAGCAAAATACAAATCCATACGTCACCGCAAAATATCTCTTTTCAAATTTAAGCCCAAGAAAATTTGCCCTAACTGATAGCTCTATCGCATTTGTCGTCTTTCCTGGCGGCTTTGGCACACTTGATGAGCTATTTGAAATTTTGGTACTTGCTCATGTTGGCAGCAAAAAAGTGAAAATTTTTCTTTATGGATGCGAGTTTTGGCAAGGGCTTGATGAGTTTATACGAAAGACGCTGATCCCTCAAAAAACGATAAACGAAGAAGATCTAAGCTTATATAAAATCACCGATGATCTGGAGCTTATCGTAAGCGAAATTTTGGCTATTTAA
- the mnmA gene encoding tRNA 2-thiouridine(34) synthase MnmA: MAFKFKKGKNMKIMVAMSGGVDSTMTAKFLQEAGHEVQGCYMMLHQKPGYHEENIRKVKKVGEYLGIKVHILDLQDKFNEYVYDPFVRLYKEGKTPNPCALCNKFIKLGALLDFAKANGCEKLATGHYVQVVDGFITCAKDPSKDQSYFLAQVPKEVLKDVIFPLGDKFKKDIKELARGVKVLEEFATQAESSEICFVENTYIEVLNKHYNTNLPGNVVDKDGNIIGRHQGYMHYTIGKRRGFEVFGAHEPHFVIKINADKNEIVVGTKDDLAQKVVELENVNLFIDEDKFECETKIRYRSPKLEAFVEVDKASKTAKLTLNQNALGVAQGQLCVMYEGDRVIASGFIKN; this comes from the coding sequence ATCGCCTTTAAATTTAAAAAAGGTAAAAATATGAAAATAATGGTTGCAATGAGCGGCGGCGTAGATAGCACGATGACGGCTAAATTTCTGCAAGAGGCTGGACATGAGGTGCAAGGCTGCTACATGATGCTTCATCAAAAGCCAGGATATCATGAAGAAAACATCAGAAAAGTCAAAAAAGTGGGCGAATATCTTGGCATCAAGGTGCATATCCTCGATCTGCAGGATAAATTTAACGAATATGTCTATGATCCATTTGTCAGGCTTTATAAAGAGGGCAAAACGCCCAATCCTTGCGCCTTGTGTAATAAATTTATAAAGCTTGGTGCTCTACTTGACTTTGCAAAGGCAAATGGCTGCGAGAAGCTTGCTACTGGGCATTACGTGCAGGTGGTTGATGGTTTTATAACCTGCGCCAAAGATCCTAGCAAGGATCAAAGCTACTTTTTAGCTCAGGTGCCAAAAGAGGTGCTAAAAGATGTCATTTTCCCGCTTGGGGATAAATTTAAAAAAGATATCAAAGAGCTAGCAAGAGGCGTAAAAGTGCTTGAAGAGTTCGCTACTCAGGCAGAAAGCAGTGAAATTTGCTTTGTGGAAAATACCTACATTGAGGTTTTAAATAAGCACTACAATACAAATTTGCCAGGCAACGTGGTCGATAAAGACGGCAATATCATCGGCCGCCATCAAGGCTACATGCACTACACTATCGGCAAACGCCGTGGTTTTGAGGTTTTTGGCGCTCATGAGCCACACTTTGTCATCAAGATAAACGCTGATAAAAACGAGATCGTTGTCGGCACAAAGGATGACCTTGCTCAAAAGGTGGTTGAGCTTGAAAACGTAAATTTATTTATAGATGAAGATAAATTTGAGTGCGAAACAAAGATAAGGTATAGAAGCCCTAAACTTGAGGCTTTTGTAGAGGTTGATAAAGCTAGCAAAACCGCAAAGCTAACGCTAAATCAAAACGCACTTGGCGTAGCGCAAGGTCAGCTTTGCGTGATGTATGAAGGTGATCGCGTCATCGCAAGTGGCTTTATAAAGAACTAA
- a CDS encoding DUF488 domain-containing protein codes for MFKIYRIYDFIKSDDESFKGVFIDRLYPRGVKKEIFSSFIWLKSVTPSNELRSWFHEDKEARFDEFCKRFRQELNGKEEQEGLKELKKLEKEYKNVALLTAVKEPEFSHVKVIKEALSSL; via the coding sequence ATGTTTAAAATTTACAGAATTTACGACTTTATTAAAAGCGACGACGAGAGTTTTAAAGGTGTCTTTATCGATAGACTTTATCCTAGAGGCGTGAAAAAAGAGATCTTTTCTAGCTTCATCTGGCTAAAATCAGTCACTCCATCAAACGAGCTAAGGTCATGGTTTCATGAGGATAAGGAGGCTAGGTTTGATGAGTTTTGCAAAAGATTTAGGCAAGAGCTAAATGGCAAAGAGGAGCAAGAGGGGCTAAAAGAGCTTAAAAAGCTAGAAAAAGAGTATAAAAACGTGGCGCTTCTAACTGCTGTCAAAGAGCCAGAATTTAGCCACGTTAAGGTGATAAAAGAGGCGCTTAGTTCTTTATAA
- a CDS encoding ribose-phosphate pyrophosphokinase: MRGYKIFSGTANIELSKKISQYLSLPLSEASIKRFSDGEISVQIGESVRGKDVFVIQPTCAPANINLMELLILTDALKRSSASSITAIVPYFGYARQDRKAAPRVPITAKLVANMMQTAGIDRVVTMDLHAGQIQGFFDIPVDNLYGSIIFNDYVKAKNLPNPVVASPDVGGVARARALAKNLNLLDMVIVDKRREKANESEVMNVIGDVKGKDVILVDDMIDTAGTIVKAAEIFKERGATSVMAFCTHPVLSGPAYDRLKLGFLDELVVTDTIPLKEELPCIKVLSTASLFGEVIRRVYHNESVNSLF; encoded by the coding sequence ATGAGAGGCTATAAAATTTTCTCAGGCACCGCAAATATCGAGCTTTCGAAGAAAATTTCGCAATATTTGTCGCTTCCGCTCAGTGAAGCTAGCATAAAAAGATTTAGCGATGGTGAGATCAGCGTGCAAATCGGCGAAAGCGTGCGTGGAAAAGATGTCTTTGTCATCCAGCCAACATGCGCCCCAGCAAATATAAATTTAATGGAACTTCTTATCTTAACTGATGCTTTAAAACGCAGCAGTGCAAGCTCTATAACAGCGATCGTGCCGTATTTTGGCTACGCTAGACAAGACAGAAAAGCAGCTCCTAGAGTGCCTATCACTGCAAAACTTGTGGCAAATATGATGCAAACAGCAGGCATCGACAGGGTCGTTACTATGGACCTTCATGCAGGACAAATTCAAGGATTTTTTGACATCCCAGTAGATAACCTCTATGGTAGCATCATCTTTAACGACTACGTAAAAGCTAAAAATTTACCAAATCCAGTCGTCGCAAGCCCAGATGTAGGCGGCGTGGCTCGTGCTAGAGCCTTGGCAAAAAATCTAAATTTATTAGATATGGTCATCGTTGATAAACGCCGCGAGAAAGCAAATGAGAGCGAAGTTATGAACGTGATCGGCGATGTTAAAGGCAAAGATGTGATCTTGGTTGATGATATGATCGACACCGCTGGCACCATCGTGAAAGCAGCTGAGATTTTCAAAGAGCGCGGCGCAACTAGCGTAATGGCGTTTTGCACGCACCCAGTGCTTAGCGGACCAGCCTATGATAGACTAAAACTTGGCTTTTTAGACGAGTTAGTAGTGACTGATACGATCCCGTTAAAAGAAGAACTCCCTTGTATAAAAGTGCTAAGCACAGCTTCACTCTTTGGCGAAGTGATACGCCGTGTTTATCACAACGAAAGCGTAAATAGCTTGTTTTAG
- a CDS encoding Rrf2 family transcriptional regulator produces the protein MQVGIKFSTAIHALLCAKFFENEKVTSEFIAGSINTNPVIVRKLLGVLKAAGLVNVAAGVGGVSLTKEPKDINLLEIFNAVNEKEKLFKIHSDSPKACPVGGRIEELLSGHFLRAQTALENELKSVTLQDLLDELAR, from the coding sequence ATGCAAGTTGGCATTAAATTTTCAACTGCGATACACGCGCTTTTGTGTGCTAAATTTTTTGAAAATGAAAAGGTTACAAGCGAATTTATAGCTGGTAGCATAAATACAAACCCAGTTATCGTTAGAAAGCTACTTGGCGTCTTAAAGGCTGCAGGGCTCGTAAATGTCGCAGCTGGAGTTGGTGGGGTAAGCCTTACAAAAGAGCCAAAAGATATAAATTTGCTTGAAATTTTTAACGCAGTAAATGAGAAAGAAAAACTTTTTAAAATTCACTCTGACTCGCCAAAAGCCTGCCCAGTCGGCGGCAGGATAGAAGAGCTTTTGAGCGGACACTTTTTAAGGGCGCAAACTGCCCTAGAAAACGAGCTAAAAAGCGTTACTTTGCAAGATTTATTAGACGAGCTTGCAAGATAA
- a CDS encoding NAD(P)-dependent oxidoreductase gives MVVINLLFSQKVVAHLVNLLEGTSTRLVVALGAGTLFVDSKGTMLMDTPDFPAAYMGVAKATAESYFELKGSTNVLWTYVSPAGDYDANGARTGKYVLGGDDLILNSKNESYISYADLALAIIDELKNKKFIQKRFTAVGERA, from the coding sequence TTGGTCGTTATAAACCTTCTCTTCTCACAAAAAGTGGTCGCTCACCTAGTAAATTTACTAGAAGGCACTAGCACAAGGCTCGTCGTAGCTCTTGGCGCTGGCACGTTATTTGTTGATAGCAAAGGCACTATGCTCATGGATACGCCAGACTTCCCAGCGGCATATATGGGCGTGGCAAAGGCGACGGCGGAGTCATATTTTGAGCTAAAAGGTAGCACAAATGTGCTTTGGACGTATGTAAGTCCAGCAGGCGACTACGACGCAAACGGCGCTCGCACGGGCAAATACGTGCTTGGCGGGGATGATCTCATACTAAACTCAAAAAATGAGAGCTACATCAGCTACGCAGATCTTGCGCTTGCGATCATTGACGAGCTAAAAAACAAGAAATTTATCCAAAAGCGCTTTACCGCGGTCGGCGAGAGAGCTTGA
- a CDS encoding cupin domain-containing protein: MKNYQVAKIANAPRVELKEALNLTGCEVSINELPANVSVPFVHAHKQNEELYIIIEGDGELFIDGEVIKVSKGDAVRIDPDGKRCFKAGKNGIKMICIQTKRGSLEQYTMTDGVIVDDVKPSWL; the protein is encoded by the coding sequence ATGAAAAATTATCAAGTTGCAAAGATCGCAAATGCGCCAAGAGTCGAGCTAAAAGAGGCTTTAAATTTAACTGGCTGTGAGGTATCTATAAACGAACTTCCAGCAAATGTGAGCGTGCCATTTGTCCATGCGCACAAGCAAAACGAGGAGCTTTACATCATCATTGAGGGTGACGGCGAGCTTTTTATCGACGGCGAAGTGATAAAAGTAAGCAAAGGCGACGCAGTGCGCATAGATCCAGATGGTAAAAGGTGCTTTAAAGCTGGCAAAAACGGTATCAAAATGATCTGCATCCAGACAAAACGCGGTAGCCTAGAGCAATACACCATGACTGACGGCGTGATAGTCGATGACGTAAAGCCAAGCTGGCTGTAA
- a CDS encoding ABC transporter six-transmembrane domain-containing protein, with the protein MITWSQNLQNNAFKTLKGIATEHNKKLILTFTFVLAENGLFLAYPIFAGFAINAIMQRNTLNALIYALFVLIAWLVGAIRRRVDTQVFASIYAKLAVNVIMNEKQNAKDDSAIISRVALSREFVNFFETHFPMFFTSVISIIGSAFMLILPGQRSLWRAL; encoded by the coding sequence ATGATAACTTGGAGTCAAAATTTGCAAAATAACGCCTTTAAAACGCTAAAAGGCATAGCGACCGAGCATAACAAAAAACTCATTTTGACCTTTACTTTTGTGTTAGCAGAGAACGGACTTTTTCTTGCTTATCCGATATTTGCGGGCTTTGCGATAAACGCAATCATGCAAAGAAATACGTTAAATGCCCTCATTTACGCACTTTTTGTGCTCATAGCGTGGCTTGTAGGAGCTATCAGGCGCCGCGTGGATACGCAAGTTTTTGCAAGTATATATGCAAAGCTTGCTGTAAATGTCATCATGAATGAAAAACAAAATGCCAAAGACGACTCCGCCATCATCTCCAGAGTAGCGCTCTCTCGAGAGTTTGTAAATTTCTTTGAGACGCATTTTCCTATGTTTTTTACATCGGTCATTTCGATCATCGGCTCAGCATTTATGCTCATTTTGCCCGGCCAAAGGTCGCTGTGGCGTGCTTTGTAG
- a CDS encoding ABC transporter six-transmembrane domain-containing protein: protein MTFFLIFLPRYIKKNDDLYLRLNDRLEKEAKVIGVFNKSTLNRHYDVVSKFRIAISNREAMSYFIIGISASLLFLVAIIVLSSQQTNAGHIYSVMTYIWNFVISLDDSPKLIEEFSNLKDIGKRIDAQKKDNDAQQERS, encoded by the coding sequence ATGACCTTTTTTCTTATATTTTTACCAAGATATATCAAGAAAAATGACGACCTTTATCTTCGCTTAAATGACCGCCTAGAAAAAGAAGCAAAGGTGATAGGTGTTTTTAACAAAAGCACGTTAAATAGGCACTACGATGTCGTTTCTAAATTTCGTATAGCGATCTCAAATAGGGAGGCGATGAGCTATTTTATCATCGGCATTAGCGCATCGCTGCTCTTTTTGGTGGCGATAATAGTGCTAAGCTCGCAGCAGACAAATGCTGGCCACATCTACTCTGTGATGACCTATATATGGAATTTCGTCATCAGTCTTGATGACTCGCCAAAGCTCATAGAGGAATTTTCAAATTTAAAAGATATCGGTAAGAGGATCGACGCCCAAAAGAAGGACAATGATGCACAACAAGAGCGTTCTTAG
- a CDS encoding cation diffusion facilitator family transporter, which produces MMHNKSVLRNSFFLIFTFMIVEAVFGFVSNSLALISDAFHMLSDAAALFLSLVAFKIAEKRANLQKTFGYKRVEIIAAFINAIALIALAVFVVVEAIVRLFNEPEIEAETMLFVSILGLVVNLVVAIYMHKSADTKENLNMKGAYLHVLGDTLGSVGAIVAALLVMKFNFTQADSIASIFVSLLIIKSGASLLKDSFNILIEAVPLKLDMDEILGVIKGVDGVKIVHDLHIWAINAGTNALIAHVVVDDALSVAEISKMIKHIEHELSHVGIGHVTLQFESESLGHKNGLICELKSAHKDEHFGHHH; this is translated from the coding sequence ATGATGCACAACAAGAGCGTTCTTAGAAATTCGTTTTTTCTAATTTTCACGTTTATGATAGTTGAGGCCGTTTTTGGCTTCGTTTCAAACTCGCTTGCGCTTATTAGCGACGCATTTCACATGCTCTCAGACGCTGCGGCTCTCTTTTTGTCACTGGTTGCTTTTAAGATCGCAGAAAAAAGGGCAAATTTACAAAAGACCTTTGGCTACAAAAGGGTCGAGATCATCGCTGCTTTCATAAATGCTATCGCTCTTATCGCACTTGCAGTCTTTGTCGTAGTCGAGGCGATCGTTAGGCTTTTTAACGAGCCAGAGATAGAGGCTGAAACAATGCTTTTTGTTAGTATTTTGGGGCTTGTGGTAAATTTAGTCGTGGCTATTTATATGCATAAAAGCGCTGATACAAAAGAAAATTTAAACATGAAAGGTGCGTATTTGCACGTGCTTGGCGACACGCTTGGCTCAGTTGGTGCCATCGTCGCGGCGCTTCTTGTGATGAAATTTAACTTCACGCAGGCCGATAGCATTGCAAGTATCTTTGTCTCTCTACTCATCATAAAAAGCGGCGCTAGCTTGCTAAAAGATAGCTTTAATATCCTGATCGAAGCTGTGCCGCTTAAGCTTGATATGGATGAAATTTTAGGCGTTATAAAGGGTGTAGATGGCGTTAAAATCGTACATGACCTACATATCTGGGCGATAAATGCTGGCACAAACGCGCTAATAGCCCACGTGGTGGTGGATGATGCGCTAAGTGTGGCTGAAATTTCAAAGATGATAAAGCACATCGAGCACGAGCTTTCTCACGTTGGTATCGGCCATGTCACGCTTCAGTTTGAGAGTGAGAGCCTTGGACACAAAAATGGTCTCATCTGCGAGCTAAAAAGCGCGCATAAAGACGAGCATTTTGGGCATCATCACTAA
- a CDS encoding restriction endonuclease subunit S, with translation MTKPNINSVAVISGITTNNGVNYYTNDKLPENEIFKECLTISTRGEYSGTVTYHSEKFVLANNILAMPMPNWSKRAQLFIATAINTLNYGGYSNYPKKETLKQEKVILPTKGNKIDFLFMENFIEEFEREYVKEKEQKYTKKFDACLAVTGLKNYELTDAEKSALAKFDEFDKWGGVAKEFKIGDLFEVVSNPQLNKDSFQFSDDGEYPYFTRTVLNNGITGYVDYLDEKHKIKGNSLAVGMLGMQFFYMEKDFYAGQFTKTIYPNFDNFSKNIAQYFIGWLNKKQKFYQGSLVRDFEKLFKGTNILLPINENGEIDYEFMENFIKAIEKLVIKDVVLWADKKIEATKKVINKAYISDDAQNARLYARFLARR, from the coding sequence ATGACAAAACCAAATATTAACTCAGTTGCAGTTATAAGTGGAATTACTACAAATAATGGTGTAAATTATTATACAAATGATAAGTTGCCAGAAAATGAGATATTTAAAGAATGTTTAACAATTTCAACTCGTGGTGAATATTCTGGAACTGTAACATATCATTCAGAAAAATTTGTTTTAGCAAATAATATTTTAGCTATGCCTATGCCAAATTGGTCTAAGCGTGCTCAGCTTTTTATCGCTACAGCTATAAATACGCTAAATTATGGAGGTTATTCTAATTATCCAAAAAAAGAAACATTAAAACAAGAAAAAGTTATTTTACCAACAAAAGGCAACAAGATAGATTTTTTATTTATGGAAAATTTTATTGAAGAGTTTGAACGAGAATATGTTAAAGAAAAAGAGCAAAAATATACCAAAAAATTTGACGCGTGTCTTGCGGTAACTGGACTTAAAAATTATGAATTAACTGATGCCGAAAAATCCGCCCTTGCTAAATTTGACGAATTTGATAAATGGGGGGGGGTAGCGAAGGAATTTAAAATCGGCGATTTGTTTGAAGTTGTCTCAAACCCACAACTTAATAAAGATAGCTTCCAATTTAGTGACGATGGCGAATATCCGTATTTTACACGAACGGTTTTAAATAACGGCATAACAGGATATGTTGATTATTTAGATGAAAAACATAAAATTAAGGGCAATTCACTAGCTGTTGGGATGCTTGGAATGCAATTTTTCTATATGGAAAAAGATTTTTACGCAGGTCAATTTACGAAAACAATTTATCCTAATTTTGATAATTTTAGTAAAAATATTGCCCAGTACTTTATTGGCTGGCTTAATAAAAAGCAAAAATTTTATCAAGGTAGTTTAGTGCGTGATTTTGAGAAACTATTTAAAGGAACGAATATTTTACTTCCAATAAACGAAAACGGCGAAATTGACTACGAATTTATGGAAAATTTCATAAAAGCTATCGAAAAGCTAGTTATAAAAGACGTCGTGCTTTGGGCTGACAAAAAGATAGAAGCAACCAAAAAGGTCATTAATAAAGCCTATATTAGTGATGATGCCCAAAATGCTCGTCTTTATGCGCGCTTTTTAGCTCGCAGATGA